One window of the Littorina saxatilis isolate snail1 unplaced genomic scaffold, US_GU_Lsax_2.0 scaffold_378, whole genome shotgun sequence genome contains the following:
- the LOC138956977 gene encoding uncharacterized protein isoform X3 has protein sequence MADTGFTRRFLFASIVLTFALTSAHAVKITCSILLSDSDNVTVRCTFPFELTSGKKSFGLLHRDTDESAVMCNVIGKGVYCDGPDGITKPNFASNTANFSVPKDAQFTYYCGTTRQDVTISKNCSSEMGTPQVTKSPIPSTTPTLDEKSKVTGWRTWHIALCVTGAVITIAVFIVVIIIILRLRNRRSRPRGPYDHPDGQPPWCTCMHCREMPEECEKICCRQKECLSTTKLFKAHVLDTAEAWEPTEDELLHYGDLMEAKRKYAYTRFIHWKFELVQPGVKIPIYSCCVWAVRTTFPDKQGKYTGFVKGPLIAFETDQLLERL, from the exons ATGGCCGACACAGGTTTCACTCGGAG ATTCCTGTTCGCATCGATCGTCCTGACCTTTGCGCTGACAAGTGCACATGCAG TCAAGATCACTTGCTCAATCCTGCTCTCGGACTCGGATAACGTCACTGTAAGGTGCACATTCCCATTTGAACTGACGAgcggaaaaaaaagttttggttTGTTACACAGAG ATACCGATGAGTCTGCGGTCATGTGCAACGTCATTGGGAAAGGTGTTTACTGTGATGGCCCTGATGGAATCACCAAACCAAACTTTGCTTCCAATACGGCCAACTTCTCAGTACCAAAAGATGCCCAATTTACTTATTATTGCGGCACAACTCGACAGGACGTAACAATCTCGAAGAATTGCTCATCAGAGATGG GTACACCTCAGGTTACCAAGTCACCAATACCGAGCACAACTCCTACCTTGGACGAAAAAAGTAAAGTAACAG GTTGGCGCACTTGGCACATTGCTTTATGTGTAACCGGGGCCGTCATAACCATTGCAGTCTTTATAGTCGTTATAATCATCATTCTTCGTTTGAG GAACAGGCGCAGTCGACCTCGAGGACCCTATGATCACCCTGATGGACAACCCCCGTGGTGCACGTGTATGCATTGTCGCGAAATGCCGGAAGAGTGCGAGAAAATCTGCTGCAGACAGAAGGAATGCCTATCGACTACTAAA CTATTCAAGGCGCATGTTCTGGACACAGCTGAGGCATGGGAGCCAACCGAGGACGAACTGCTACACTATGGAGATCTGATGGAGGCCAAACGAAAGTATGCCTACACACGCTTTATTCATTGGAAATTCGAACTTGTACAACCAGGTGTGAAGATTCCAATATATAGCTGTTGCGTCTGGGCTGTAAGGACTACTTTTCCCGATAAACAAGGCAAATATACTGGTTTTGTTAAGGGTCCATTAATAGCGTTTGAGACAGATCAGTTATTGGAAAGATTGTGA
- the LOC138956977 gene encoding uncharacterized protein isoform X1, translating to MAVISVFTRFLFASIVLTFALTSAHAVKITCSILLSDSDNVTVRCTFPFELTSGKKSFGLLHRDTDESAVMCNVIGKGVYCDGPDGITKPNFASNTANFSVPKDAQFTYYCGTTRQDVTISKNCSSEMGTPQVTKSPIPSTTPTLDEKSKVTGWRTWHIALCVTGAVITIAVFIVVIIIILRLRNRRSRPRGPYDHPDGQPPWCTCMHCREMPEECEKICCRQKECLSTTKLFKAHVLDTAEAWEPTEDELLHYGDLMEAKRKYAYTRFIHWKFELVQPGVKIPIYSCCVWAVRTTFPDKQGKYTGFVKGPLIAFETDQLLERL from the exons ATTCCTGTTCGCATCGATCGTCCTGACCTTTGCGCTGACAAGTGCACATGCAG TCAAGATCACTTGCTCAATCCTGCTCTCGGACTCGGATAACGTCACTGTAAGGTGCACATTCCCATTTGAACTGACGAgcggaaaaaaaagttttggttTGTTACACAGAG ATACCGATGAGTCTGCGGTCATGTGCAACGTCATTGGGAAAGGTGTTTACTGTGATGGCCCTGATGGAATCACCAAACCAAACTTTGCTTCCAATACGGCCAACTTCTCAGTACCAAAAGATGCCCAATTTACTTATTATTGCGGCACAACTCGACAGGACGTAACAATCTCGAAGAATTGCTCATCAGAGATGG GTACACCTCAGGTTACCAAGTCACCAATACCGAGCACAACTCCTACCTTGGACGAAAAAAGTAAAGTAACAG GTTGGCGCACTTGGCACATTGCTTTATGTGTAACCGGGGCCGTCATAACCATTGCAGTCTTTATAGTCGTTATAATCATCATTCTTCGTTTGAG GAACAGGCGCAGTCGACCTCGAGGACCCTATGATCACCCTGATGGACAACCCCCGTGGTGCACGTGTATGCATTGTCGCGAAATGCCGGAAGAGTGCGAGAAAATCTGCTGCAGACAGAAGGAATGCCTATCGACTACTAAA CTATTCAAGGCGCATGTTCTGGACACAGCTGAGGCATGGGAGCCAACCGAGGACGAACTGCTACACTATGGAGATCTGATGGAGGCCAAACGAAAGTATGCCTACACACGCTTTATTCATTGGAAATTCGAACTTGTACAACCAGGTGTGAAGATTCCAATATATAGCTGTTGCGTCTGGGCTGTAAGGACTACTTTTCCCGATAAACAAGGCAAATATACTGGTTTTGTTAAGGGTCCATTAATAGCGTTTGAGACAGATCAGTTATTGGAAAGATTGTGA
- the LOC138956977 gene encoding uncharacterized protein isoform X2 has product MAVRSVFTRFLFASIVLTFALTSAHAVKITCSILLSDSDNVTVRCTFPFELTSGKKSFGLLHRDTDESAVMCNVIGKGVYCDGPDGITKPNFASNTANFSVPKDAQFTYYCGTTRQDVTISKNCSSEMGTPQVTKSPIPSTTPTLDEKSKVTGWRTWHIALCVTGAVITIAVFIVVIIIILRLRNRRSRPRGPYDHPDGQPPWCTCMHCREMPEECEKICCRQKECLSTTKLFKAHVLDTAEAWEPTEDELLHYGDLMEAKRKYAYTRFIHWKFELVQPGVKIPIYSCCVWAVRTTFPDKQGKYTGFVKGPLIAFETDQLLERL; this is encoded by the exons ATGGCAGTGAGGAGCGTGTTCACAAG ATTCCTGTTCGCATCGATCGTCCTGACCTTTGCGCTGACAAGTGCACATGCAG TCAAGATCACTTGCTCAATCCTGCTCTCGGACTCGGATAACGTCACTGTAAGGTGCACATTCCCATTTGAACTGACGAgcggaaaaaaaagttttggttTGTTACACAGAG ATACCGATGAGTCTGCGGTCATGTGCAACGTCATTGGGAAAGGTGTTTACTGTGATGGCCCTGATGGAATCACCAAACCAAACTTTGCTTCCAATACGGCCAACTTCTCAGTACCAAAAGATGCCCAATTTACTTATTATTGCGGCACAACTCGACAGGACGTAACAATCTCGAAGAATTGCTCATCAGAGATGG GTACACCTCAGGTTACCAAGTCACCAATACCGAGCACAACTCCTACCTTGGACGAAAAAAGTAAAGTAACAG GTTGGCGCACTTGGCACATTGCTTTATGTGTAACCGGGGCCGTCATAACCATTGCAGTCTTTATAGTCGTTATAATCATCATTCTTCGTTTGAG GAACAGGCGCAGTCGACCTCGAGGACCCTATGATCACCCTGATGGACAACCCCCGTGGTGCACGTGTATGCATTGTCGCGAAATGCCGGAAGAGTGCGAGAAAATCTGCTGCAGACAGAAGGAATGCCTATCGACTACTAAA CTATTCAAGGCGCATGTTCTGGACACAGCTGAGGCATGGGAGCCAACCGAGGACGAACTGCTACACTATGGAGATCTGATGGAGGCCAAACGAAAGTATGCCTACACACGCTTTATTCATTGGAAATTCGAACTTGTACAACCAGGTGTGAAGATTCCAATATATAGCTGTTGCGTCTGGGCTGTAAGGACTACTTTTCCCGATAAACAAGGCAAATATACTGGTTTTGTTAAGGGTCCATTAATAGCGTTTGAGACAGATCAGTTATTGGAAAGATTGTGA